A window from Apostichopus japonicus isolate 1M-3 chromosome 2, ASM3797524v1, whole genome shotgun sequence encodes these proteins:
- the LOC139982263 gene encoding uncharacterized protein, producing MALGRETSFMEQMLLSPPGKTTRIDRKHYRVIDSYLSFGDRIAWHRPYGIIHTAIVVGVNEADKKLCVFERAKNENGIEVAINWISLDDEMGQLYRCDEDLENIPFSKMLRIMLNKLGEKGYHLLFKNCQTLVQECKREGKESFQTQWFGVNSVVQAVKSFGRPITAELVELLFGGAEKIGIITIFGLQTVFFLMEFYAAYQRLEEGDITWKTFTELVIRQFSMAIFSSIGTALGGGLVALLTPKAILMVLMTVTGAFISMVLLDWAESDNCFVRYLGWMAGGIAGLVCSCFSPSWVFEILLACLLGFGGLAVGHVFGYVASWLGTGSGADCRIVKDLKELKRGDHISKYEWFLHPNCHAIFVEEMANGKMKIIRNTYQRGEIEEVVSFNPGEVYRYHYHQSECYDEHETVQRAYGAVRRNVNNYSWFTYNCETFAKKCKCKGDDETDSVPRRPEKKVDWDRHFAEMISEPGLPEEKIRGLEVQFQSLAGRIGCFP from the coding sequence ATGGCTCTCGGGAGGGAAACGAGTTTTATGGAGCAGATGCTTCTTTCTCCACCAGGAAAGACGACACGAATTGATAGAAAGCACTACAGGGTTATAGACAGCTACCTGAGTTTTGGAGACAGAATTGCTTGGCATCGACCTTATGGGATCATTCATACAGCTATAGTAGTAGGAGTCAATGAAGCAGACAAAAAGTTGTGCGTCTTTGAGAGGGCAAAGAACGAGAATGGCATAGAGGTGGCTATAAATTGGATCAGCTTGGACGATGAGATGGGGCAACTTTACAGATGTGATGAGGATCTAGAAAACATACCATTCTCTAAGATGCTTAGGATAATGCTTAATAAACTCGGAGAAAAGGGTTACCACCTTCTCTTCAAGAATTGTCAAACGTTAGTCCAAGAATGTAAGCGAGAGGGCAAGGAAAGCTTTCAGACGCAATGGTTTGGAGTCAACTCAGTGGTTCAAGCTGTGAAAAGCTTTGGCAGGCCCATTACCGCCGAGTTAGTAGAGTTGTTATTCGGAGGAGCCGAGAAAATTGGCATCATTACGATTTTTGGCCTGCAAACTGTGTTTTTCTTGATGGAGTTCTACGCTGCTTACCAAAGACTGGAAGAGGGTGATATCACATGGAAGACATTCACAGAGCTTGTAATCCGTCAGTTTTCCATGGCCATCTTCAGCAGCATTGGGACAGCGTTGGGTGGAGGCCTAGTTGCTCTGCTTACTCCCAAAGCCATACTTATGGTATTAATGACCGTTACTGGTGCATTCATATCCATGGTGCTTCTCGACTGGGCGGAATCAGATAACTGTTTCGTTCGTTACCTTGGTTGGATGGCAGGTGGTATCGCTGGGCTCGTTTGCAGTTGCTTTTCCCCCAGCTGGGTATTCGAAATACTGCTGGCATGTTTGCTCGGCTTTGGCGGTCTTGCAGTTGGCCATGTATTTGGCTACGTTGCATCTTGGTTAGGCACTGGGTCTGGTGCCGATTGTCGAATAGTTAAAGACTTGAAAGAGCTGAAAAGAGGAGACCACATTAGCAAGTACGAATGGTTCCTCCATCCTAATTGTCACGCAATATTCGTTGAAGAAATGGCCAATGGAAAGATGAAGATTATTCGTAACACATACCAGAGAGGCGAGATCGAAGAGGTCGTTTCGTTCAATCCGGGAGAGGTTTATCGCTATCATTATCACCAATCAGAGTGCTACGACGAACACGAGACCGTACAAAGAGCCTATGGGGCTGTTAGGCGCAATGTAAATAATTATTCTTGGTTTACGTACAACTGTGAAACGTTTGCAAAGAAATGTAAGTGTAAAGGTGACGATGAAACAGATTCCGTACCACGGCGTCCAGAGAAGAAAGTAGACTGGGATAGacactttgcagaaatgataTCCGAACCTGGTCTTCCAGAGGAAAAGATTAGGGGCCTGGAAGTTCAATTCCAGAGCCTGGCGGGCAGGATCGGCTGTTTTCCGTAA